In the Dictyostelium discoideum AX4 chromosome 6 chromosome, whole genome shotgun sequence genome, aaaaattttttttcattttttttttttttttttcaactttttttaaaaaattaaattttttttttttttttttttttttttttttttcctaaaaaTCTAATTAAcagctttttttttaacaccttttgttatataataaatattcattgtatataataactttttttttgtttatttaataacaatttcaaaaaaaaaaaaaaaaaaaaaagaaaacatttttatttttaaagagcgaagcattaaaaaaaaaaatataatagaaaatatcatttttttttttttttacacattCAGTCATAATTTTAGTTATATAACATAATACATATATATCAGTATttcaatatatatatataaagactttaatagaaataaaaattttagttttttcaaAACATCAACACACCTTTtcaaaagaacaacaacaacaataacagtattttaaatatagttaaaagaaaaatgtcAACAACAAGAGCAATTCCAGTATCTTTAAAGGATAGATCAGATATCGATTTTTCAACATCATTAGGTGGCACTTTATATGGTACTACTCCAGGTGGCACAAAGATTGTTTATGATCGTAATGCCTTATTACAATATCGTAATTCACCACTCTCAAAAACTCCACCACCACAATTAGCTCATATTACAAATACTGAATTAAACAAGAAAGTTGAAAAATCCACTACAACtccaactactacaactccACCAACTACCACCGctaaaccaaaaccaactaACGACGATGGTAAGTTcatttcatattattattattattatatctttttttctaaattaatgGTTTTGTGTCATtcgacatttttttttttttttttttttttttttttttttttaaaattttttttcaatttttttcaattttctttCCCTGGGCaactaacttttttttttattatttaaaaaaaatatttaacttGATTTTAAAAACCCATAGATATTTTCCCCATGGAATAAggggggaaaaaaaaaaaaaaaaagtagtattgt is a window encoding:
- the febA gene encoding hypothetical protein (4E-binding protein homolog); the encoded protein is MSTTRAIPVSLKDRSDIDFSTSLGGTLYGTTPGGTKIVYDRNALLQYRNSPLSKTPPPQLAHITNTELNKKVEKSTTTPTTTTPPTTTAKPKPTNDDDIFPME